In one window of Bdellovibrio bacteriovorus W DNA:
- a CDS encoding ATP-binding protein of ABC transporter (COG1131 ABC-type multidrug transport system, ATPase component), producing MIEVKDLTKDYGHRRAINKLNFSVKKGEVVGFLGPNGAGKSTTMKIITGFMAPSSGTASIAGFDVFENPLEVKKRIGYLPEIPPVYSDMFVADYLRYVAALKKVSKEQIEKNVRYAIEKTNLGDVQGRLIHHLSKGFKQRVGIAQALVSNPEVLILDEPTVGLDPKQVAEIRELIKSLRGEHTIILSTHILPEVEATCEKVIIINKGEIVAEDNIQNLSLIERGQSRLFIRLGAKADLQSLKNEFDFIQTVSTGNQATEWELALTGGEESIEKIASFIVGKGWGLRELSPAKMDLEDVFLKLTYDRVEEK from the coding sequence ATGATCGAAGTAAAAGATCTCACCAAAGATTATGGGCACAGACGTGCTATCAATAAGTTGAATTTCTCCGTCAAAAAAGGCGAAGTCGTTGGTTTTCTAGGCCCTAATGGAGCTGGTAAATCTACAACGATGAAAATCATCACAGGATTCATGGCTCCAAGCTCTGGAACCGCTTCTATCGCTGGCTTTGATGTTTTTGAAAATCCATTGGAAGTAAAAAAGAGAATCGGCTACCTACCAGAGATTCCTCCAGTTTATAGCGATATGTTCGTAGCGGACTATCTTCGCTACGTAGCGGCTCTTAAGAAGGTTTCAAAAGAGCAAATCGAAAAAAATGTTAGATATGCTATTGAAAAAACAAATCTGGGTGATGTTCAAGGAAGATTGATTCATCACCTTTCTAAAGGCTTTAAGCAAAGAGTGGGAATTGCTCAAGCGTTGGTTTCAAATCCCGAAGTTCTTATTCTTGATGAACCGACTGTCGGTCTTGATCCAAAACAGGTTGCTGAAATTCGCGAATTGATTAAAAGCCTGCGCGGAGAGCATACAATTATTCTTTCAACCCACATTTTGCCGGAGGTTGAAGCTACCTGCGAAAAAGTGATTATCATCAATAAAGGTGAAATCGTTGCTGAAGATAATATTCAGAACTTGTCTTTGATTGAACGCGGGCAAAGTCGTTTATTTATCCGTTTAGGCGCTAAGGCCGATCTGCAAAGTCTAAAAAATGAATTTGATTTTATTCAGACGGTTTCCACAGGAAATCAGGCCACCGAATGGGAGCTTGCACTGACTGGTGGGGAAGAGTCCATCGAAAAAATCGCAAGTTTTATTGTAGGCAAAGGATGGGGGCTGCGTGAGCTTTCTCCAGCGAAGATGGATTTAGAGGATGTGTTCCTGAAGTTAACATACGATCGCGTGGAGGAGAAATAA
- a CDS encoding ABC-type transport system permease protein (COG1277 ABC-type transport system involved in multi-copper enzyme maturation, permease component) has translation MGALTIFKKELKGFYFNPTFWVIAGLMSVIFSWVYPIQLNLFAQLLTNYVMQQGVPTNQLNIHYGVFLRQLSYLNLLLIFVVPALTMKLFAEEKKMRTFDLLLTSPVTSFEIVLGKFLAAVGAIAGLIFVALSYPLATGLLASIQWTPLMISFTGVLMVGAVYVAMDLFASSLTENSIVAYIISVIFNLSIWFIGIGAEVVDGEKARKVFEHLSLSSHLSALAEGTIRSNSLIFFASVIVLFCFLAERVVESSRWR, from the coding sequence ATGGGAGCTTTGACGATTTTTAAAAAAGAATTAAAAGGTTTCTACTTCAATCCAACATTTTGGGTGATCGCGGGATTGATGTCGGTGATTTTTAGCTGGGTCTATCCTATTCAGCTAAATCTATTTGCGCAGTTGCTTACGAACTATGTGATGCAGCAAGGGGTGCCGACCAATCAATTAAATATCCACTATGGAGTTTTCTTAAGGCAGCTTTCTTATCTGAATCTCCTTTTGATCTTCGTGGTGCCTGCATTGACGATGAAGCTTTTTGCAGAAGAAAAGAAAATGCGCACGTTCGATTTGCTTCTCACGTCACCAGTGACATCTTTTGAGATTGTTTTGGGAAAATTTTTAGCAGCCGTCGGAGCCATTGCAGGGTTGATCTTTGTCGCTCTTAGTTATCCTTTGGCCACAGGATTATTAGCGAGCATTCAGTGGACACCGTTAATGATCTCCTTTACAGGCGTTTTAATGGTGGGGGCCGTCTATGTAGCGATGGATCTCTTTGCTTCTTCGCTGACAGAAAATAGTATTGTGGCTTACATCATCTCTGTGATCTTCAACCTGTCGATTTGGTTTATCGGGATCGGCGCTGAAGTTGTTGACGGAGAAAAGGCTCGAAAAGTTTTTGAACATCTATCTTTGAGCTCTCACTTGTCGGCGCTGGCAGAGGGAACAATTCGTTCTAACTCTCTGATATTTTTTGCAAGCGTGATCGTATTATTCTGTTTCTTGGCGGAGCGAGTGGTTGAATCCTCTCGTTGGAGATAA